From Oenanthe melanoleuca isolate GR-GAL-2019-014 chromosome 18, OMel1.0, whole genome shotgun sequence, a single genomic window includes:
- the SLC16A6 gene encoding monocarboxylate transporter 7 isoform X1, with translation MTAGKADLTCSCIGVSPSFTCCYGNFWHLFTGLGYCLSFLPTVTILSQYFDKRRSLVTAVASTGECFAVFSFAPAITALKEQIGWRYSMLSVGVLQLGITACGSLLRPIVIREQQEEKAQPPEESTETKYMLENEQTCTSIESIDSGVDITTSPSNVPGKTKAEPKSEEPKQHGQNPIENNSTPPEPKTKLLDFSVMRDYSFICYAFFGLFATLGFFAPSLYIIPLSRSLGISKDHSAYILSAMAIAEVFGRVFAGWVLNKKPIRKIYIELICVVLLALALVAFPFASGFWGLMICSVYFGFMLGTVAGTHIPLLAEDDVVGIERMSSAAGVYVFIQSLAGLAGPPLAGVLVDTTKNYSSAFYSCAAGMVLGAVFLALVRPCKTGLCHQQQQQQQQQVEESTAGPPPELPEDFIDMDIGKAENSGKGSDSVV, from the exons ATGACCGCCGGGAAAGCCGACTTAACGTGTTCTTGCATCGGTGTTTCCCCCTCCTTTACTTGTTGTTATGGCAATTTTTGGCATTTATTCACAGGCCTGGGATactgcctctccttcctcccGACTGTCACCATTTTATCACAGTATTTTGACAAAAGGCGCTCGCTGGTCACAGCGGTGGCATCGACAGGGGAATGTTTCGCTGTCTTCTCCTTCGCACCAG cAATCACGGCCCTGAAGGAGCAGATTGGCTGGAGGTACAGCATGCTTTCTGTCGGGGTGCTGCAGCTCGGCATCACCGCCTGTGGGTCGCTGCTGCGCCCCATCGTCATCAGAGAGCAGCAAGAAGAGAAAGCACAGCCTCCAGAGGAGTCCACAGAGACAAAGTACATGCTTGAAAACGAGCAAACATGCACCTCAATAGAGTCCATAGACTCAGGAGTCGATATAACTACCTCACCCAGCAATGTGCCTGGAAAAACCAAAGCAGAGCCGAAAAGTGAAGAACCAAAGCAGCACGGACAGAATCCCATTGAAAATAACAGCACCCCTCCAGAACCAAAAACCAAACTACTGGACTTCTCTGTGATGAGAGACTATAGCTTTATCTGTTATGCATTCTTTGGCCTCTTTGCAACCCTGGGCTTCTTCGCTCCCTCCCTCTACATCATCCCCCTGAGCCGCAGCCTGGGCATCAGCAAGGACCACTCTGCCTACATCCTGTCGGCCATGGCCATCGCCGAGGTCTTTGGCAGGGTTTTTGCAGGCTGGGTGCTCAACAAGAAGCCGATCCGTAAGATCTACATCGAGCTCATCTGCGTCGTCCTGCTGGCGCTAGCGTTGGTTGCCTTCCCTTTTGCCTCTGGATTCTGGGGCTTGATGATATGTAGCGTTTATTTTGGGTTCATGCTCGGCACCGTGGCGGGCACACACATTCCCCTCCTGGCTGAGGACGACGTGGTTGGCATTGAGAGGAtgtcctctgcagctggagtcTACGTCTTCATCCAGAGCTTAGCTGGGTTGGCTGGACCACCCCTTGCAG GTGTCTTAGTGGATACGACAAAGAACTACAGCTCAGCCTTCtactcctgtgctgctggcatggTCCTGGGGGCCGTGTTTCTGGCCCTGGTGAGGCCATGCAAGACTgggctgtgccaccagcagcagcagcagcagcagcagcaggtggaggAGAGCACGGCAGGGCCACCACCAGAACTGCCAGAGGACTTTATAGACATGGATAttgggaaagcagaaaattcaggaaaaggCTCCGACAGCGTGGTATAA
- the SLC16A6 gene encoding monocarboxylate transporter 7 isoform X2, which produces MTVKAVKMPCTSANVYTKVPDGGWGWTVAFAFFVVEALTYGIIKSFGVFFNDLMESFDETNSRISWIISICVFVQTFTAPLSTVLSNRFGHRLVVMAGGLLVSAGMVIASFARSVGDMYVTIGVVSGLGYCLSFLPTVTILSQYFDKRRSLVTAVASTGECFAVFSFAPAITALKEQIGWRYSMLSVGVLQLGITACGSLLRPIVIREQQEEKAQPPEESTETKYMLENEQTCTSIESIDSGVDITTSPSNVPGKTKAEPKSEEPKQHGQNPIENNSTPPEPKTKLLDFSVMRDYSFICYAFFGLFATLGFFAPSLYIIPLSRSLGISKDHSAYILSAMAIAEVFGRVFAGWVLNKKPIRKIYIELICVVLLALALVAFPFASGFWGLMICSVYFGFMLGTVAGTHIPLLAEDDVVGIERMSSAAGVYVFIQSLAGLAGPPLAGVLVDTTKNYSSAFYSCAAGMVLGAVFLALVRPCKTGLCHQQQQQQQQQVEESTAGPPPELPEDFIDMDIGKAENSGKGSDSVV; this is translated from the exons ATGACGGTCAAAGCTGTAAAGATGCCGTGCACCTCTGCAAACGTTTATACTAAAGTGCCTGACGGAGGATGGGGCTGGACAGTGGCGTTTGCGTTCTTTGTTGTGGAAGCCCTGACATACGGCATCATAAAATCATTTGGAGTCTTCTTTAACGACCTGATGGAAAGCTTTGACGAAACCAACAGCAGGATATCCTGGATAATATCCATATGTGTGTTTGTACAGACCTTCACAG cccctctgtccACGGTCCTCAGCAACCGCTTCGGCCACCGCCTGGTGGTGATGGCCGGGGGGCTGCTGGTCAGCGCCGGCATGGTCATCGCGTCCTTCGCCCGCAGCGTGGGGGACATGTACGTCACCATCGGCGTCGTCTCCG GCCTGGGATactgcctctccttcctcccGACTGTCACCATTTTATCACAGTATTTTGACAAAAGGCGCTCGCTGGTCACAGCGGTGGCATCGACAGGGGAATGTTTCGCTGTCTTCTCCTTCGCACCAG cAATCACGGCCCTGAAGGAGCAGATTGGCTGGAGGTACAGCATGCTTTCTGTCGGGGTGCTGCAGCTCGGCATCACCGCCTGTGGGTCGCTGCTGCGCCCCATCGTCATCAGAGAGCAGCAAGAAGAGAAAGCACAGCCTCCAGAGGAGTCCACAGAGACAAAGTACATGCTTGAAAACGAGCAAACATGCACCTCAATAGAGTCCATAGACTCAGGAGTCGATATAACTACCTCACCCAGCAATGTGCCTGGAAAAACCAAAGCAGAGCCGAAAAGTGAAGAACCAAAGCAGCACGGACAGAATCCCATTGAAAATAACAGCACCCCTCCAGAACCAAAAACCAAACTACTGGACTTCTCTGTGATGAGAGACTATAGCTTTATCTGTTATGCATTCTTTGGCCTCTTTGCAACCCTGGGCTTCTTCGCTCCCTCCCTCTACATCATCCCCCTGAGCCGCAGCCTGGGCATCAGCAAGGACCACTCTGCCTACATCCTGTCGGCCATGGCCATCGCCGAGGTCTTTGGCAGGGTTTTTGCAGGCTGGGTGCTCAACAAGAAGCCGATCCGTAAGATCTACATCGAGCTCATCTGCGTCGTCCTGCTGGCGCTAGCGTTGGTTGCCTTCCCTTTTGCCTCTGGATTCTGGGGCTTGATGATATGTAGCGTTTATTTTGGGTTCATGCTCGGCACCGTGGCGGGCACACACATTCCCCTCCTGGCTGAGGACGACGTGGTTGGCATTGAGAGGAtgtcctctgcagctggagtcTACGTCTTCATCCAGAGCTTAGCTGGGTTGGCTGGACCACCCCTTGCAG GTGTCTTAGTGGATACGACAAAGAACTACAGCTCAGCCTTCtactcctgtgctgctggcatggTCCTGGGGGCCGTGTTTCTGGCCCTGGTGAGGCCATGCAAGACTgggctgtgccaccagcagcagcagcagcagcagcagcaggtggaggAGAGCACGGCAGGGCCACCACCAGAACTGCCAGAGGACTTTATAGACATGGATAttgggaaagcagaaaattcaggaaaaggCTCCGACAGCGTGGTATAA